From Arthrobacter sp. FW306-2-2C-D06B, a single genomic window includes:
- a CDS encoding DEAD/DEAH box helicase encodes MTTFAALGTPKAIAESLAADGIEEAFPIQVKTLPDTLAGRDVLGRGRTGSGKTIAFAIPLVARLAEREAKHFRKPGRPMGLVLAPTRELATQINATIEPLAKAMGLNTTVIYGGISQARQEKALRAGVDIVIACPGRLEDLIRQRILTLEAVEITVLDEADHMADLGFLPVVKKLMDMTPTQGQRLLFSATLDNGVDKLVNRYLSNPLTHSVDDPQAAVTTMEHHVLVVNDQTVKKQLIVELASGAGRRLLFMRTKHHARKLAKTLTDCGIPAVDLHGNLSQNARDRNLAEFASGEVRVLVATDVAARGVHVDDVELVIHVDPPTEHKAYLHRSGRTARAGSDGTVVTLTLPEQQSDVKKLMKAAGVDVSFERVTANSPLIAELVGQVADKVDPRTRAALLAAKTQQSGGGTSTGANAQRKRNRRTTQAAPTAGGRGGRGGRGKVAAEPVRTDINRADRRAAANDDVARSSRGRGNAASTHRNDVPGAQGQGGRSGRPATGQRAAGGNRSASAPRTESATSTRTSGNKSVWSSNTGGNSGGSYGSGSGNSGSGRPARSGPRRASAPASNERRGR; translated from the coding sequence ATGACTACTTTTGCTGCCCTTGGCACGCCCAAGGCCATCGCCGAGTCCCTCGCTGCGGATGGCATCGAAGAAGCTTTCCCCATCCAGGTCAAGACCCTCCCGGATACGCTCGCAGGCCGCGACGTCCTGGGCCGCGGCCGCACCGGCTCCGGTAAGACCATCGCTTTCGCTATCCCGCTTGTGGCACGTCTCGCCGAGCGCGAAGCCAAGCACTTCCGCAAGCCCGGCCGCCCGATGGGTCTGGTCCTCGCACCGACCCGCGAACTGGCCACCCAGATCAACGCCACCATCGAGCCGCTGGCCAAGGCCATGGGCCTGAACACCACGGTCATCTATGGCGGCATCTCCCAGGCCCGCCAGGAAAAGGCGCTGCGCGCCGGCGTCGACATTGTCATCGCCTGCCCGGGCCGCCTCGAGGACCTCATCCGCCAGCGCATCCTGACTCTCGAAGCTGTCGAGATCACCGTCCTGGACGAAGCCGACCACATGGCCGACCTCGGCTTCCTCCCCGTGGTCAAGAAGCTCATGGACATGACTCCTACCCAGGGTCAGCGACTGCTCTTCTCCGCGACGTTGGATAACGGTGTTGACAAACTGGTCAACCGTTACCTGTCCAACCCGCTGACCCACTCGGTGGACGACCCCCAGGCCGCCGTCACCACCATGGAGCACCACGTCCTGGTGGTCAACGACCAGACCGTCAAGAAGCAGCTGATCGTGGAGTTGGCCTCCGGTGCCGGACGCCGCCTCCTCTTCATGCGGACCAAGCACCACGCACGCAAGCTGGCCAAGACCCTGACCGATTGCGGCATCCCCGCCGTCGATCTCCACGGCAACCTGTCGCAGAATGCCCGTGACCGCAACCTCGCCGAGTTTGCCAGCGGCGAGGTCCGGGTCCTGGTGGCAACCGACGTCGCTGCCCGCGGCGTGCACGTCGACGACGTCGAACTCGTCATCCACGTCGACCCGCCCACAGAGCACAAGGCTTACTTGCACCGCTCAGGCCGTACGGCCCGCGCAGGTTCCGACGGCACCGTGGTCACGCTGACGCTTCCCGAGCAGCAGTCCGACGTCAAGAAGCTCATGAAGGCTGCCGGCGTCGACGTCTCGTTCGAGCGTGTGACGGCCAACTCCCCGTTGATTGCCGAGCTGGTGGGCCAGGTTGCCGACAAGGTTGACCCGCGCACCCGTGCGGCATTGCTTGCGGCGAAGACCCAGCAGTCGGGCGGCGGTACCTCCACCGGTGCCAACGCCCAGCGCAAGCGCAACCGCCGCACCACCCAGGCTGCACCCACTGCGGGTGGCCGTGGTGGTCGCGGTGGCCGTGGCAAGGTTGCGGCCGAGCCCGTGCGCACCGACATCAACCGCGCCGATCGCCGCGCGGCAGCGAACGACGACGTCGCCCGCAGCTCGCGTGGACGCGGCAACGCTGCTTCCACTCACCGCAATGACGTTCCAGGCGCACAGGGCCAGGGTGGTCGCAGCGGACGTCCGGCAACCGGTCAGCGTGCAGCTGGCGGCAACCGCTCGGCGTCGGCTCCGCGCACGGAATCCGCTACTTCCACGCGTACCAGCGGCAACAAGTCCGTATGGTCCTCGAACACGGGCGGCAACTCCGGTGGCTCCTACGGCTCGGGCTCAGGCAACTCGGGTTCGGGCCGTCCGGCCCGCAGCGGCCCGCGCCGTGCCTCGGCTCCGGCGTCGAACGAGCGCCGCGGCCGCTAA
- a CDS encoding DMT family transporter — protein sequence MSWLILILSGALEAVWAAALYRSQGFRKPAPSAIFLVTVIASTAGLAFAMQSIPTGTAYAVWVGVGVVLTAAYAMITKVERPTAARLLLLAGIGACVVGLKVVA from the coding sequence ATGTCGTGGTTAATCCTCATTCTGTCCGGCGCGCTCGAGGCCGTCTGGGCCGCAGCCCTCTATCGTTCCCAAGGCTTCCGCAAACCGGCCCCCTCCGCCATCTTCCTGGTGACCGTCATCGCGAGCACCGCAGGGCTGGCCTTCGCGATGCAATCCATTCCCACCGGGACCGCGTATGCGGTGTGGGTCGGAGTCGGCGTCGTCCTCACGGCCGCTTACGCGATGATCACCAAAGTCGAGCGCCCGACGGCGGCCCGGCTGCTGCTGCTCGCCGGCATCGGTGCGTGCGTGGTCGGCTTGAAGGTGGTGGCGTAG
- a CDS encoding SAM-dependent methyltransferase, translated as MTHQHDGGAHLHDEPDHDGGAHLHDEPDHDAGAHLHDEPDHDADPAQFWDEVYREKPKRWSGNPNPQLIAEAKELVPGTALDLGCGEGADAIWLAQHGWRVTAVDVSAVALERAEAHATDVGLQDRIAWLQREFGPWHPDEGFDLVSSQFLHSPLVPWRDSLASAAAAVAPGGALLVVGHHPDGLTPWSGHKDMKDKFFTPEDLVEALTSGPGSWRINVADSRERAVTSPEGQHATTIDSVLRATRTS; from the coding sequence ATGACGCACCAGCACGACGGCGGAGCCCACCTTCACGACGAACCTGACCACGACGGCGGAGCCCACCTTCACGACGAACCTGACCACGACGCCGGAGCCCACCTTCACGACGAACCTGACCACGACGCCGACCCGGCGCAGTTCTGGGACGAGGTGTATCGGGAAAAGCCAAAGAGGTGGAGCGGGAATCCCAATCCGCAGCTGATCGCCGAAGCCAAGGAACTGGTTCCCGGCACCGCCCTGGATCTTGGCTGCGGGGAAGGCGCGGACGCCATCTGGCTCGCCCAGCACGGCTGGAGGGTGACCGCGGTGGACGTTTCCGCCGTCGCGCTTGAACGGGCAGAAGCCCATGCCACCGACGTCGGGCTACAGGACCGGATCGCGTGGCTGCAAAGGGAGTTCGGCCCGTGGCACCCCGACGAAGGCTTCGACCTCGTCTCCTCCCAATTCCTTCATTCTCCGCTTGTTCCGTGGCGCGATTCGCTCGCCTCGGCCGCGGCCGCCGTGGCTCCCGGCGGCGCTTTGCTCGTGGTCGGGCATCACCCGGATGGCTTGACTCCTTGGAGCGGACACAAGGATATGAAGGACAAGTTCTTCACTCCCGAGGACTTGGTCGAGGCACTCACGAGCGGCCCCGGATCGTGGCGGATCAATGTTGCCGATTCCCGGGAACGCGCCGTGACGAGTCCCGAGGGCCAACACGCCACCACGATCGACAGCGTGCTCCGGGCCACCCGGACCTCCTAG
- a CDS encoding DMT family transporter, protein MNAKLAWAVLLASAVLEAVWATALGLSDGFSQALPTVVFAVTASLSMIGLGVAVKRIPLGTAYAVWVGIGAALTVGWAMATGVEPASPLKLLFIAGIVGCAAGLKALPPERREEVTEPAQS, encoded by the coding sequence ATGAACGCCAAGTTGGCATGGGCCGTTCTGCTGGCCTCCGCCGTGCTCGAAGCTGTGTGGGCGACGGCCCTTGGACTGTCCGACGGCTTCAGCCAAGCCCTCCCCACCGTGGTCTTCGCCGTCACTGCAAGCCTCAGCATGATCGGGCTCGGCGTCGCTGTGAAACGGATTCCCTTGGGCACGGCCTACGCCGTCTGGGTCGGGATCGGCGCTGCGCTGACGGTCGGCTGGGCGATGGCAACCGGCGTCGAACCGGCCAGCCCGCTCAAGCTGCTGTTCATCGCGGGAATCGTCGGTTGCGCGGCCGGGTTGAAGGCCCTTCCCCCGGAGAGGCGTGAAGAAGTGACGGAGCCGGCCCAATCGTAA
- a CDS encoding phosphoribosylanthranilate isomerase: MFVKVCGLSTPESVQAAVESGADAVGFVLTKSPREVSPDRAKDLLAHVPEGIAAVGVFRHEAAADAVAIAREAGLEWVQLHGNRSLEDVKTVHDAGMRLIRAVTMGAAPDEFEEWGEELLLIDAAVPGSGEAWDYSSVRKLGLGGRHWLLAGGLTPSNVGAAALEAEAWGVDVSSGVESSRGVKDLDLVRAFVQAAKA, encoded by the coding sequence ATGTTCGTCAAAGTGTGCGGTTTGAGCACGCCCGAATCCGTGCAGGCCGCCGTCGAGTCCGGCGCAGACGCCGTCGGTTTCGTGCTGACGAAGAGTCCGCGCGAGGTATCGCCCGACCGTGCCAAAGACTTGCTGGCCCATGTCCCGGAAGGTATTGCCGCCGTCGGCGTCTTCCGTCACGAGGCAGCCGCCGACGCCGTCGCAATCGCCCGTGAAGCCGGTCTCGAATGGGTCCAGCTACACGGAAACCGCTCCCTGGAAGACGTCAAGACCGTGCACGACGCCGGCATGCGGCTTATCCGGGCCGTCACCATGGGTGCCGCTCCGGACGAGTTCGAGGAGTGGGGCGAAGAACTTCTCCTGATCGACGCTGCCGTGCCGGGTTCGGGTGAGGCATGGGACTATTCATCGGTCCGGAAACTGGGCCTAGGTGGGCGCCACTGGTTGTTGGCCGGCGGATTGACCCCGTCCAATGTTGGAGCCGCTGCGCTCGAAGCCGAGGCCTGGGGTGTCGACGTGTCCAGCGGCGTGGAGTCCTCGCGTGGGGTGAAGGACCTCGACCTCGTGCGCGCCTTCGTCCAAGCCGCAAAAGCCTGA
- a CDS encoding HutD/Ves family protein: protein MEIIRFAELKPEPWRNGGGVTRELASHPKAASAQDGAWDWRVSIADVGSAGDFSTFPGMERVITVIDGELLLLTVDGEEHPLEKYRPFRFSGEAASASALPTGDIRDLNVIARAGEFKGYTSIIELSKKRAHPVFEGQLAVLLEGKASVSPGAETAGAAELAETVPADGPDSSNSSDGEAGEAAAPTAEPVELARYDAVVGSDTRSPEILGRGFIAVISIDRVEHAHS, encoded by the coding sequence ATGGAGATCATCCGCTTTGCCGAGCTCAAACCCGAACCATGGCGCAACGGAGGCGGGGTGACCCGCGAACTCGCCAGCCATCCGAAGGCGGCGTCGGCGCAAGACGGAGCGTGGGACTGGCGGGTCAGCATCGCCGACGTCGGATCGGCCGGCGATTTCTCGACGTTTCCGGGCATGGAGCGAGTGATCACCGTGATCGACGGCGAACTGCTGCTGCTCACCGTGGATGGCGAAGAACACCCGCTGGAAAAGTACCGGCCGTTCCGGTTTTCCGGCGAGGCGGCTTCGGCCAGCGCACTCCCCACCGGCGACATCCGTGACCTCAACGTGATCGCCCGGGCCGGCGAGTTCAAAGGCTACACGTCCATCATCGAGCTCTCCAAGAAGCGCGCACACCCCGTGTTCGAAGGCCAGTTGGCAGTCCTTTTGGAGGGCAAGGCTTCGGTCAGTCCCGGCGCGGAAACGGCGGGAGCGGCGGAGCTGGCGGAAACGGTACCCGCGGACGGCCCGGACAGCTCGAACAGCTCGGATGGGGAGGCTGGGGAGGCTGCCGCGCCAACCGCCGAACCCGTCGAACTCGCCCGCTACGACGCGGTAGTGGGTTCCGACACCCGCAGCCCGGAAATCCTGGGCCGTGGCTTCATCGCCGTCATCTCCATCGACCGCGTGGAGCATGCGCACTCCTAG
- a CDS encoding MBL fold metallo-hydrolase, whose protein sequence is MDSLIHSLRDITIRRISVSEMNNNVYLLTAKASGAQLLIDAADDLPAIQAMLAESAGDTTATPKLALIATTHQHWDHVRALPGLVEATGAKTSAGVDDADALPVPVDVPLHHGDVGNFDGFDITAVHLRGHTPGSIAYVYLDPEGPAHIFSGDSLFPGGVGNTQNDAARFTSLLNDVTERLFEAYPDDTVVHPGHGDPTTLGAERPHLAEWRERGW, encoded by the coding sequence ATGGACTCACTCATTCATTCACTGCGTGACATCACCATCCGGCGAATCTCGGTCAGCGAGATGAACAACAACGTGTACCTGCTCACCGCCAAGGCAAGCGGAGCACAACTCCTGATCGACGCCGCGGACGACCTTCCGGCCATCCAGGCAATGCTGGCCGAGTCCGCCGGGGACACCACCGCCACGCCGAAACTGGCCCTGATCGCCACGACGCACCAGCATTGGGACCACGTCCGCGCGCTTCCCGGGTTGGTGGAAGCTACGGGCGCGAAGACCTCGGCCGGAGTGGACGACGCCGACGCGCTGCCCGTGCCCGTTGACGTGCCGTTGCACCATGGCGATGTGGGAAACTTCGACGGTTTCGACATCACCGCGGTGCACTTGCGCGGCCACACTCCCGGTTCGATCGCCTACGTATACCTGGACCCGGAAGGGCCCGCGCACATTTTCAGCGGCGACTCGTTGTTCCCCGGAGGCGTCGGCAACACCCAGAACGACGCCGCCCGCTTCACGTCGCTGTTAAACGACGTGACGGAACGGCTGTTCGAGGCCTACCCGGACGACACCGTGGTGCATCCGGGCCATGGAGATCCGACCACGCTCGGCGCGGAGCGGCCACACCTTGCGGAATGGCGTGAGCGCGGCTGGTAA
- a CDS encoding aldo/keto reductase, producing MSPETTNVQLGDGLTVSPLGFGGMALTPVYGEVDPAESLRTLHHAVDAGISFIDTADIYGAGDNEELIAKLLKDRRDEVRLATKFGIVGNPRDGYTDVRGDTAYVAQAAEASLRRLGTDVIDLYYMHRRDLRVPIVETVEAMAELVRAGKVRHLGLSEVTAEELREANAVHPIAAVQSEWSIWSRDVERNVVPTAAELGVGFVPYSPLGRGFLTGTVSADQLGESDFRHRIPRFADGALDANQEVVAAVRAVAAELSETTGRDATPAQVALAWLFAQGRRLQLSVVPIPGTRKAHRIDENLGALSLELSAAQLDVLDGAADAVVGSRSADPTWVSQGRE from the coding sequence ATGAGCCCGGAAACCACGAACGTACAGCTCGGCGATGGCTTGACCGTGAGCCCCCTCGGCTTCGGCGGGATGGCGCTGACCCCCGTGTATGGCGAGGTGGATCCCGCCGAATCCCTCCGGACGCTGCATCACGCCGTGGATGCCGGCATCAGCTTCATTGACACCGCGGATATTTACGGCGCGGGCGACAACGAGGAACTGATCGCGAAGCTCCTGAAGGATCGCCGCGACGAGGTCCGGTTGGCCACCAAGTTCGGAATCGTCGGCAACCCGCGCGATGGTTACACCGATGTCCGGGGAGATACCGCGTACGTGGCCCAGGCGGCGGAAGCTAGCCTCCGCCGCCTGGGCACCGACGTCATCGACCTCTACTACATGCACCGCCGCGACCTCCGCGTTCCGATTGTGGAAACCGTGGAGGCCATGGCAGAGCTTGTCCGGGCAGGCAAAGTCCGGCACCTTGGGCTGTCTGAAGTGACAGCCGAGGAGCTGAGGGAAGCCAACGCCGTGCACCCGATAGCCGCCGTGCAGAGCGAGTGGTCCATCTGGAGCCGGGACGTTGAACGCAACGTCGTCCCGACTGCGGCAGAGCTGGGTGTGGGCTTCGTGCCCTATTCGCCGCTTGGCCGGGGCTTCCTCACGGGAACCGTCAGCGCCGATCAACTCGGCGAGAGCGATTTCCGGCACCGCATCCCCCGATTTGCCGACGGCGCACTCGACGCCAACCAAGAGGTTGTTGCCGCCGTGCGTGCCGTGGCCGCCGAGCTGTCCGAAACCACCGGCCGGGATGCAACCCCCGCCCAGGTGGCCTTGGCCTGGCTTTTCGCCCAGGGCCGCCGCCTCCAGCTCAGTGTGGTCCCCATCCCCGGAACGCGCAAAGCGCACCGGATCGATGAGAACCTGGGCGCCCTGTCGCTCGAGTTGAGCGCCGCCCAACTCGACGTGCTCGACGGCGCCGCGGACGCCGTCGTCGGCTCACGGTCCGCGGATCCCACCTGGGTTTCGCAGGGCCGCGAATAA